A single genomic interval of Camelina sativa cultivar DH55 chromosome 11, Cs, whole genome shotgun sequence harbors:
- the LOC104727781 gene encoding uncharacterized protein LOC104727781: MYPASGSEFLTLAGSDHAPVIIDIAEEIQIKRGQFRYDRRYSRCEDFIASVHRGWSRGVIDNSGGFQNKLKMCRKELSQWKKRNKTNSAELIQSLKAQLDAAERNHATSIQDVQQLRRKLNQAYRDEETHWKLKSRNKWLSEGDWNTKYFHASSKLRKSRNRIKSLIDENWIEHFRDSAIGKVAETYFQNLFTATQST; this comes from the coding sequence ATGTACCCAGCATCTGGTTCTGAGTTTCTCACACTAGCTGGATCAGATCATGCACCAGTAATTATTGACATTGCAGAGGAAATCCAGATAAAGAGAGGCCAGTTCCGTTATGATCGACGTTATTCAAGGTGTGAAGATTTTATTGCTTCAGTCCACAGAGGTTGGTCCCGAGGAGTAATTGATAACTCAGGAGGATTCCAAAATAAGCTCAAGATGTGTCGAAAAGAACTATCACAGTGGAAGAAACGGAATAAAACGAATTCTGCAGAGTTGATACAAAGCCTTAAAGCTCAGTTGGATGCAGCAGAACGAAATCACGCAACATCTATTCAGGATGTCCAACAACTAAGACGAAAGCTAAACCAGGCTTATCGGGATGAAGAAACACATTGGAAACTAAAAAGCAGAAACAAATGGCTGAGTGAGGGAGATTGGAACACCAAGTATTTTCATGCTTCTTCCAAGCTTCGCAAATCTCGTAACCGCATCAAATCTCTTATTGATGAAAATTGGATTGAGCACTTCCGCGACAGTGCTATCGGTAAAGTAGCAGAAACATACTTTCAAAACCTCTTTACGGCAACTCAAAGCACATAA
- the LOC104722592 gene encoding uncharacterized protein LOC104722592: protein MQCLSLQALPWKPNPVVLPEVHLLNPKQVNEFSSLYRSRTRNWRIRGLSEENVADSSGDGGDLNKSLSGIARNQVEELLSREENKGLLDGLEKASLRVEIAKRELEEIERQEIEAKLLQDYVNQLESRASEIAECQQEIIAARSMVEEAERALSLADTAVIGSSEKGYSINKDKERIESAKAAVVAAAVGTIAETPFALSQVSSIEQLVLPLGVAFASCALFGVTFRYAVRRDLDDSHLKSGAVAAFGFVKGLGMLSRGPPLELSWESLFAHGIEGAVLVSQSVLIFAFASIALDFCFKMKLLRPFPSSD from the exons ATGCAATGTTTATCTCTGCAAGCGCTGCCATGGAAACCAAATCCAGTGGTTTTACCAGAGGTTCATCTTCTGAATCCCAAACAAGTGAACGAGTTCAGTTCTCTGTATCGCAGCAGAACTCGAAACTGGAGAATTAGAGGTTTATCGGAAGAGAATGTAGCTGATTCGAGTGGTGATGGCGGAGATTTGAACAAGTCGTTGTCTGGTATTGCGAGAAATCAAGTGGAGGAGCTACTGAGCAGAGAAGAGAACAAGGGTTTGCTTGATGGTCTTGAAAAAGCTTCGTTGAGAGTGGAGATTGCCAAGAGAGAGCTCGAAGAGATAGAGAGGCAAGAGATTGAGGCGAAATTGCTACAGGATTATGTTAATCAGCTTGAATCTAGAGCCTCAGAG ATTGCAGAATGCCAGCAGGAGATCATAGCAGCAAGATCAATGGTTGAGGAAGCAGAACGTGCCTTGTCTTTAGCAGATACCGCGGTAATTGGAAGTTCAGAGAAAGGTTATTCGATCAATAAAGACAAGGAGAGAATAGAATCAGCAAAAGCGGCAGTTGTCGCAGCTGCGGTTGGGACCATTGCGGAAACCCCGTTTGCTCTTTCTCAGGTCTCAAGCATCGAGCAGCTTGTTCTTCCCCTAGGAGTAGCGTTTGCAAGCTGTGCATTGTTTGGAGTCACATTCAGGTATGCAGTCAGAAGAGACTTGGATGACAGTCATCTCAAATCAGGAGCTGTTGCAGCCTTTGGTTTTGTGAAAG GACTTGGTATGTTGAGCAGAGGGCCGCCGTTAGAGCTGAGCTGGGAAAGCTTGTTTGCACATGGGATAGAAGGCGCCGTTTTAGTGTCTCAGAGTGTTTTGATATTTGCGTTTGCGTCCATAGCTTTGGACTTCTGTTTCAAAATGAAGCTCTTGAGACCATTTCCTAGCTCTGACTAG